From the Haloplasma contractile SSD-17B genome, one window contains:
- a CDS encoding FecCD family ABC transporter permease has product MKAKEYMTVPFIYKLLIASAVFIFILVVANVLGASKTSFNDVWLALLTNESNNKLYMLRDIRFPRTVAAVFVGAALAVSGAIMQGLTRNPLADPGLLGLTTGANLALAITIVFFPNANYFNIMIACFIGAAIGTLLVLSIGSAKKGGFSPLRIVLAGAAVTAFLGALTEGIAIYFKVSKNVSMWTAGGLIGATWEQILTIGPFILMGFLISLLLAKQLTILSLSEEVAVGLGQNTLTIKIILFVVIIILAGAAVALVGNMAFIGLMVPHIVRAFVGNDYRFILPMSIIFGASFMLLADLAGRTISAPYEIPVAAIISIIGLPFFLFIVRKGGKAFL; this is encoded by the coding sequence ATGAAAGCCAAAGAATATATGACTGTGCCATTCATTTATAAGTTACTAATTGCTAGTGCTGTTTTTATTTTTATACTTGTAGTTGCAAACGTACTTGGGGCCTCTAAAACGTCTTTTAATGACGTTTGGTTAGCATTATTGACAAACGAAAGCAACAATAAATTATACATGTTACGTGATATTCGTTTTCCACGAACAGTAGCAGCGGTCTTTGTTGGAGCTGCGCTAGCAGTTTCTGGAGCTATTATGCAGGGGTTAACTCGTAACCCCTTAGCAGATCCAGGTTTACTAGGTTTAACAACGGGAGCAAATCTTGCATTAGCAATAACAATTGTCTTTTTTCCAAACGCCAATTATTTTAATATTATGATTGCGTGTTTTATTGGAGCAGCAATCGGTACGTTATTAGTCCTAAGTATTGGGTCAGCCAAAAAAGGTGGATTCTCGCCTCTTCGCATTGTATTAGCCGGGGCTGCTGTTACTGCATTTTTAGGAGCATTGACAGAAGGAATTGCAATCTATTTTAAAGTCTCAAAAAACGTTTCGATGTGGACCGCTGGCGGTTTAATTGGAGCAACATGGGAGCAAATACTGACAATTGGTCCATTTATTCTAATGGGATTTCTTATTTCGTTACTACTAGCAAAGCAATTAACAATTCTAAGTTTGAGCGAAGAAGTAGCGGTTGGACTAGGGCAGAACACGCTCACGATTAAAATTATTCTTTTTGTGGTCATCATAATTTTAGCAGGTGCAGCTGTTGCCCTTGTTGGAAACATGGCCTTTATAGGGTTAATGGTCCCTCATATTGTACGTGCTTTTGTTGGTAATGACTATCGCTTCATCTTGCCTATGTCAATCATATTCGGAGCCTCATTTATGTTGCTTGCAGACTTAGCTGGAAGAACAATCAGTGCTCCTTATGAAATACCTGTCGCTGCTATTATTTCTATTATAGGACTACCGTTCTTCCTCTTTATTGTTAGGAAAGGAGGAAAAGCATTCTTATGA
- a CDS encoding FecCD family ABC transporter permease yields MIHPTIIKKQRLILLILLTLTLITAIISLRVGYSKIPYNRVLSTLFLGQGNFKENFILFNIRLPRIAITLLAGMALALSGSLLQGITRNDLADPGIIGINSGAGVGVAIFYLFFPVENGSFVYLLPIVAFISALITAICIYLFSYSKTSGLQPTRLVLTGVGFSMALSGVMVLLFSAIEPFKVDFIAKWLAGNIWGSDWPFILALLPWLVILIPFTLYKANRLNILGLSEPVAIGVGIRLERERLILLLAAVALAASAVSVTGGIAFIGLMAPHIAKALVGPRTQLYIPIAILLGGLLLLLADTIGRNLIEPNGIPTGIMVSLIGAPYFIYLLLKK; encoded by the coding sequence ATGATTCATCCTACGATTATTAAAAAACAACGTCTTATACTTTTAATACTTCTCACCTTAACATTAATAACAGCTATAATTAGTTTAAGAGTCGGTTATTCTAAAATACCGTATAATCGAGTCCTGTCTACTCTCTTTTTAGGACAAGGAAACTTTAAAGAGAACTTTATTCTATTTAATATACGATTACCTCGTATAGCAATCACACTACTTGCTGGAATGGCACTTGCATTATCAGGCTCACTCCTTCAAGGTATAACGCGAAATGACTTAGCAGACCCCGGTATAATTGGGATTAATTCTGGTGCAGGTGTTGGTGTAGCCATTTTCTATTTATTCTTCCCTGTAGAAAATGGAAGCTTTGTTTATTTACTTCCTATTGTCGCCTTTATTTCTGCACTCATTACAGCAATCTGCATTTACTTATTTTCATACAGTAAGACAAGTGGCCTTCAGCCAACGCGTTTAGTATTAACAGGTGTTGGGTTTTCAATGGCGTTGTCTGGTGTAATGGTACTTCTCTTTTCAGCGATAGAACCATTCAAGGTCGACTTCATTGCCAAATGGTTAGCAGGCAATATATGGGGATCGGATTGGCCATTTATCCTAGCTTTACTCCCTTGGTTGGTGATTCTTATTCCATTTACCTTGTATAAAGCAAATCGGTTAAATATTTTAGGTCTTAGTGAACCAGTTGCTATTGGCGTTGGGATCCGTCTCGAGCGTGAACGGCTGATCCTTCTTTTAGCAGCTGTTGCACTTGCAGCTTCTGCTGTATCTGTTACAGGAGGGATTGCCTTTATCGGATTAATGGCACCACATATAGCAAAGGCTTTAGTTGGTCCAAGAACCCAGTTATATATCCCCATTGCTATTCTACTAGGCGGCCTTTTATTACTACTTGCAGATACAATTGGCCGAAACCTTATTGAACCAAATGGGATTCCAACTGGTATTATGGTCTCATTAATAGGTGCACCGTATTTTATTTATTTACTATTAAAAAAATAA
- a CDS encoding helix-turn-helix domain-containing protein: protein MAIIVNLDHVLKERGMTSTELAKRVGITNANLSILKTGKARAIRFTTLDAICKVLNCQPGDILEHEGGEMDV from the coding sequence ATGGCTATTATAGTGAATCTGGATCATGTATTAAAGGAAAGAGGCATGACCTCAACCGAACTTGCTAAAAGAGTAGGAATTACTAATGCAAATTTATCAATATTAAAGACAGGAAAGGCGCGTGCAATTCGTTTTACGACATTAGATGCAATATGTAAAGTACTTAACTGTCAACCTGGAGATATCTTAGAACACGAGGGGGGTGAAATGGATGTTTAG
- a CDS encoding DEAD/DEAH box helicase, with translation MENTFNNLKINPALVKGLEKQNIQIPTEIQDKVIPVALENKDLIGRSQTGSGKTLAYLLPIYEKVDAGKRENQAIILTPTAELAVQVENQIKLLSKNSEIPVSSSTIIGKVKIKRQIETLKKEKPNIIVGTTGRIFELIKAKKIKAHTVKTIVIDEADRMVDKNNLNDVKNIIKTTQKDRQLMMFSASITERTKEIGNDLMKEPVIIEAKQQRVSSTINHLYITCPQQRDKNETLRKLITALQPERAIVFLNKSELIEATTNKLQHHDIEAFNISGSATKEERQLALQHFRNGKINILVSSDLSARGLDIEGLTHIINLDLPQDPNVYLHRVGRTGRKGQEGTAISIIAEHERNWLQNYEQKLKIDINEKVLYRAELQDPETK, from the coding sequence ATGGAAAATACATTTAACAATCTAAAAATAAACCCTGCACTAGTTAAAGGATTAGAAAAGCAAAACATACAGATTCCTACAGAGATTCAAGATAAAGTAATTCCTGTTGCACTAGAGAATAAAGATCTTATCGGGAGATCTCAAACAGGGAGTGGAAAAACGCTCGCTTACCTTCTACCGATTTATGAAAAAGTTGATGCCGGAAAACGAGAGAATCAAGCTATAATCTTAACACCAACTGCTGAACTTGCCGTTCAAGTTGAGAATCAAATTAAGTTATTATCCAAAAATTCAGAGATACCTGTTTCTTCCTCTACTATAATTGGAAAAGTAAAAATCAAGAGACAAATTGAAACGCTCAAGAAAGAAAAACCTAATATAATTGTAGGTACGACCGGAAGAATCTTCGAGCTGATTAAAGCTAAAAAGATCAAGGCGCATACCGTTAAGACAATCGTCATTGATGAAGCCGACAGAATGGTAGATAAGAACAATCTAAATGACGTTAAAAACATTATCAAAACAACGCAAAAAGATCGTCAGTTAATGATGTTCTCTGCTTCAATTACTGAACGAACGAAAGAAATTGGTAACGATTTAATGAAAGAACCTGTAATTATAGAGGCGAAACAACAGCGTGTAAGTTCAACAATCAATCATTTATATATTACTTGTCCACAGCAACGTGATAAAAACGAAACACTTCGAAAATTAATTACAGCACTTCAACCTGAACGCGCAATTGTGTTCTTAAATAAAAGTGAATTAATTGAAGCAACCACTAATAAACTTCAACACCATGATATTGAAGCATTTAATATATCAGGTAGTGCTACAAAAGAAGAACGCCAATTAGCTTTACAGCATTTCAGAAATGGAAAGATTAATATTCTAGTTTCTTCTGATTTATCTGCTCGAGGTTTAGATATCGAAGGTCTTACCCACATTATCAATTTAGATTTACCTCAAGACCCTAACGTATACTTACATCGAGTTGGGCGAACAGGAAGAAAAGGACAAGAGGGAACTGCTATTTCTATAATCGC